A genomic stretch from Chitinophaga agri includes:
- a CDS encoding XrtN system VIT domain-containing protein — protein sequence MNERLIPLRLLKIQLMDGMYRLGLVMLIFTLIFFCIGEVYPPKDGDYMSWFIVNHFVTGIYFLALMLSGRLRKGRQGLPLMLLFLLISLVSAYSLNRVIPVFAAHPLWFKLTLICCGVNYLLFAYQRILPIPVRWLQFFILGMAFCCFLYLAIYVLPFTGYGLIAFFFFGISLHAMVPLLFCIYTIVLWRKSRRGRHFYDTGFFSGIGTVVLIVAIYSLIWRVNVVEIGKLYANADNKNGLPGWVNLLKNIPTGPIANQVLVGRAAYAMPDRWDDGPSLNRWSVRNLLHDPLVMTAAFLAGTVDVPWDERAHVLEALSAYKYDDELHLWDDEDLKTTHVQTVAHIWPALRLAYTEKTLNIRNRNSDWENRQEAIYKFQLPEGAFVSSLSLWINGKEEKSILTTKAKADSAYTDIVDVQQRDPSVVHWREGNSVAVRVFPVFGGEERQFKIGITAPLSMEHGKQTYRNIGFEGPQADDAREKIDISFETAPADLNYSKVLHKDKDNRLTATGEYREDWELSFHDEGLNHQVFSNNGTLYTAVPYRKEMGNTAVRTIYPDVNSAWSTTEWNALLAMSRQFQVKVCVDGKFVDVTTNNQEQLFDQLSADRFSIFPFHLIQDAATSMVVTKGAGKSPRIADLEHSSFLVYLKQWLGEGHQIMLYNLGGELSPYLRTLKECRTFRYGKGDAAGLRTLLDAHQFPLNIENDERIIIESAKMAILANSGTGSSTAPDHLQRLFAYNHIMHAMGPHLLTGGETTDTLVAEAKAAHIVTPLSSLIVLETQQDYERFDIKESNNSLNNAGMKNNGAVPEPHEWLLIIGGILLIIWLKYRPAFIKRFA from the coding sequence ATGAACGAACGTCTTATACCTCTGAGACTCCTGAAAATCCAGCTGATGGACGGGATGTACCGTCTGGGATTAGTGATGCTGATATTTACGTTGATATTTTTCTGTATAGGAGAGGTGTATCCCCCGAAAGACGGCGATTACATGAGCTGGTTTATCGTGAATCATTTTGTGACCGGCATTTATTTCCTGGCATTAATGCTGAGTGGCAGATTAAGAAAAGGCAGGCAGGGACTACCTTTGATGCTACTGTTCCTGCTCATATCATTGGTGAGCGCCTATTCACTGAACAGGGTGATTCCTGTGTTTGCTGCACACCCTCTTTGGTTTAAACTTACACTTATCTGCTGTGGGGTTAATTATCTGCTATTTGCCTATCAACGTATCCTTCCTATCCCCGTGCGTTGGTTACAGTTTTTTATCCTGGGGATGGCATTTTGCTGTTTCCTGTATTTAGCCATTTATGTACTTCCTTTTACCGGCTATGGGTTGATTGCTTTCTTTTTCTTTGGTATTTCTCTACACGCAATGGTCCCGCTTTTGTTTTGTATCTATACGATCGTTCTATGGAGAAAGAGCCGCCGGGGCAGGCATTTCTATGATACCGGATTTTTTAGTGGGATAGGCACCGTGGTACTAATCGTAGCGATTTATTCATTGATCTGGCGGGTGAATGTAGTGGAAATCGGCAAGTTGTACGCGAATGCAGATAATAAAAACGGACTGCCAGGTTGGGTAAATCTTCTGAAGAATATTCCTACAGGTCCCATTGCGAATCAAGTGCTGGTAGGACGTGCTGCCTATGCAATGCCCGATAGATGGGATGATGGTCCCTCATTAAATCGTTGGAGCGTACGAAACCTGCTACACGATCCCCTGGTAATGACGGCCGCATTTCTGGCAGGGACAGTCGATGTTCCCTGGGATGAACGTGCACATGTACTCGAAGCATTATCTGCCTACAAATATGACGACGAACTGCACCTCTGGGATGATGAAGATCTGAAGACCACACATGTACAGACGGTGGCGCACATATGGCCTGCACTCAGACTAGCCTATACCGAAAAGACGCTCAACATCAGGAACAGGAATAGTGACTGGGAAAACAGACAGGAGGCGATCTATAAATTTCAACTTCCCGAAGGGGCCTTTGTCTCCTCGCTCTCTCTATGGATCAATGGAAAAGAAGAGAAGAGTATCCTCACTACAAAGGCAAAGGCTGATAGTGCCTATACTGACATCGTTGATGTGCAACAAAGAGACCCGTCCGTCGTGCATTGGCGGGAAGGTAACAGCGTGGCCGTCCGCGTGTTCCCTGTATTCGGGGGCGAAGAACGTCAGTTTAAGATTGGCATCACGGCCCCATTGTCCATGGAGCATGGAAAACAGACTTACAGGAACATTGGGTTTGAGGGACCACAGGCCGATGATGCACGTGAAAAGATAGATATCAGTTTTGAGACAGCTCCTGCTGATCTGAACTATTCCAAGGTACTGCATAAAGACAAAGACAACCGGTTGACAGCTACCGGTGAGTACCGAGAGGATTGGGAGTTATCTTTTCATGATGAAGGTCTGAATCATCAGGTATTCAGTAATAATGGTACACTTTATACTGCGGTACCGTACCGTAAAGAAATGGGAAATACAGCTGTCAGAACTATCTATCCGGATGTCAATAGCGCCTGGAGCACCACTGAATGGAATGCTTTGCTGGCGATGTCCCGTCAATTTCAGGTGAAGGTCTGCGTAGACGGTAAGTTTGTGGACGTGACGACTAACAATCAGGAACAGTTATTTGATCAGTTGTCAGCCGATAGATTTAGTATTTTCCCTTTTCATCTGATTCAGGATGCCGCCACATCAATGGTTGTTACTAAAGGCGCAGGTAAATCTCCGCGTATAGCGGATCTGGAACATAGTTCATTTCTGGTTTACCTGAAACAGTGGCTGGGTGAAGGGCACCAGATAATGTTATATAACCTGGGGGGTGAATTATCTCCATATCTGCGTACATTAAAAGAATGCCGCACCTTCCGCTATGGAAAGGGAGATGCAGCTGGATTACGTACATTACTGGATGCACACCAGTTCCCACTGAATATAGAGAATGACGAGCGTATCATCATAGAATCCGCAAAAATGGCCATACTGGCCAACAGCGGTACAGGATCTTCCACAGCGCCTGATCATCTGCAGCGTTTATTTGCTTACAATCATATTATGCATGCCATGGGACCACATCTGCTAACAGGTGGCGAGACCACAGATACATTAGTCGCAGAAGCCAAAGCAGCACATATTGTTACACCGTTGTCCAGTCTGATCGTATTGGAAACGCAGCAGGATTATGAGCGTTTTGATATCAAGGAAAGTAATAACAGTCTGAATAATGCCGGCATGAAAAATAATGGTGCAGTGCCTGAACCGCATGAATGGTTGCTGATAATAGGCGGCATATTACTGATCATCTGGCTGAAATACAGACCGGCGTTCATTAAACGATTTGCATAA
- the xrtN gene encoding exosortase N → MSKGILLFLLKLLQAGRCWPLLVMACYVVVMFYGLGQYIPWNSPATILGVLALCMVTTFNRSEKGSLRFFLPAVLALLLYMLLPGKTLLCTAVVCGILFMAEAFFGRVNLLPGVVLVIMSPLFEYVSNVFSFPIRLQLTTLAGRMIGLMGQDVYVQGNMISCNGNEFSVDPACMGLQMMVTSLLCGIILIGYYQRQQGKELRLPVLLPLLSVFLLLNILSNLLRIIFLVWMHILPETAMHDVSGLMCLGLYVITPAVFLSRWTVSRYGHAVQSHRKQYVLRSAVKMFLLNTILPVAMLISCILHSPQGANGQLPSHVPALAGFAVQPLPGNIIRLQSDSLLIYIKHIPASYYTEHHPMICWRGSGYNFYKVQETPVSGHTIYTALLQQEQDVLYTAWWYDNGSVITNSQLQWRWDVLFGAHPYSLVNVTAGTEQELTVAVQEMLNKKKLSVYL, encoded by the coding sequence ATGAGTAAAGGAATATTGCTCTTCCTGCTGAAATTGCTACAGGCCGGAAGATGCTGGCCACTGCTGGTGATGGCCTGTTATGTAGTGGTAATGTTCTATGGTCTCGGACAATATATTCCGTGGAATAGCCCGGCGACGATCTTAGGTGTGCTGGCCCTTTGTATGGTCACCACTTTTAACCGCAGTGAAAAGGGGAGCCTGCGGTTCTTCCTGCCCGCAGTACTGGCGTTGCTGTTATATATGCTGCTGCCAGGTAAGACATTACTTTGTACGGCGGTTGTCTGTGGTATATTGTTCATGGCGGAAGCTTTTTTCGGCAGGGTGAATCTGTTGCCAGGTGTCGTCCTCGTCATCATGTCACCGCTGTTTGAATATGTCTCTAATGTGTTTAGCTTTCCGATCCGGTTACAGCTCACCACCTTAGCAGGTCGCATGATCGGATTAATGGGGCAGGACGTGTACGTGCAGGGTAATATGATCAGCTGTAACGGAAATGAGTTTTCCGTTGATCCGGCTTGCATGGGACTGCAGATGATGGTCACCTCATTATTATGTGGCATCATACTGATCGGCTATTACCAGCGCCAGCAAGGGAAGGAACTACGCTTACCGGTATTATTACCTTTACTCAGTGTATTCCTCCTGCTCAATATCCTATCCAACCTGTTACGAATCATTTTCCTGGTATGGATGCATATACTGCCGGAGACAGCCATGCACGATGTGTCCGGGCTGATGTGTCTGGGGCTGTATGTTATTACGCCGGCCGTATTCCTGTCCCGCTGGACAGTAAGCCGGTATGGCCATGCGGTGCAATCACACAGGAAACAATATGTATTACGTTCTGCTGTGAAGATGTTCCTGCTGAATACGATATTGCCTGTGGCGATGTTGATCAGCTGTATACTGCACTCGCCGCAGGGGGCAAACGGGCAGCTGCCATCACATGTGCCTGCGCTGGCAGGATTTGCTGTGCAACCTTTGCCAGGTAATATTATCCGGTTGCAGAGCGATAGTCTGCTCATTTATATCAAACATATTCCTGCCAGCTATTATACAGAACACCACCCGATGATCTGCTGGAGAGGGAGTGGGTACAACTTTTATAAAGTGCAGGAGACGCCTGTGTCAGGTCATACGATCTATACAGCCCTGTTACAACAGGAGCAGGACGTGTTGTATACCGCCTGGTGGTATGATAATGGGTCGGTAATTACCAATAGCCAGTTACAATGGCGCTGGGATGTGCTTTTCGGAGCGCATCCCTATTCCCTGGTAAATGTGACCGCAGGTACTGAGCAGGAACTGACGGTGGCCGTGCAGGAGATGCTAAATAAGAAAAAGCTGTCCGTCTATTTGTAA
- a CDS encoding SRPBCC family protein has product MQTAPFVIERTYNAPVEKVWAAITDKDQMKQWYFDIADFRAELGAEFFFYGLGPEGQQFKHLCQVTELEPGIKLTYSWRYEGFEGNSFVTFELFPEGDKTRVKLTHAGLETFPQENASFRKENFMAGWEQLIGTSLKEFVEKV; this is encoded by the coding sequence ATGCAAACTGCACCATTTGTCATTGAGCGAACTTACAATGCGCCTGTAGAAAAGGTATGGGCCGCCATTACCGACAAGGACCAGATGAAACAGTGGTACTTCGATATTGCTGATTTCAGGGCGGAGCTGGGGGCCGAATTCTTCTTTTACGGTCTTGGTCCGGAAGGACAACAGTTTAAACATCTTTGTCAGGTAACTGAACTGGAACCCGGCATTAAACTGACCTATAGCTGGCGATATGAAGGTTTCGAAGGCAACTCCTTTGTGACCTTCGAACTATTCCCGGAAGGGGATAAAACCAGGGTTAAACTCACCCATGCAGGGCTGGAGACATTCCCGCAAGAGAATGCCAGCTTCAGAAAGGAGAACTTCATGGCTGGCTGGGAACAACTCATAGGTACTTCTCTGAAGGAATTCGTCGAAAAAGTATAG
- a CDS encoding MarR family winged helix-turn-helix transcriptional regulator, translating to MDYTFLKDLIVLAEEYEHSTGKAPRTHDFIAWLQTKELPPVPFHDAPLTKEGYGDSHTPGLVSKLIVYMYRYAKLYIKKALEGTSLQSMDEFGYMVSLLQYEPMNKTELIQQNRHEKPTGMEIIKRLVRLGYMEETVHSEDKRSKALRVSEQGRELLAGMYVNMDKISRLILGDLSPLEQYQLVVILQKLDDYHHPIFMDNLSKLDELLD from the coding sequence TTGGATTATACATTCCTGAAAGACCTCATTGTATTAGCAGAAGAGTACGAACATTCCACGGGGAAAGCACCGCGCACCCATGACTTCATTGCCTGGCTGCAGACCAAAGAACTGCCGCCCGTTCCCTTTCATGATGCTCCGCTTACCAAAGAGGGATATGGTGATTCGCATACACCGGGACTGGTCAGTAAACTGATCGTATATATGTACCGTTATGCCAAATTATATATTAAGAAAGCCCTGGAAGGTACATCATTACAGTCTATGGACGAATTCGGATATATGGTCTCGCTGCTGCAGTATGAGCCCATGAACAAGACGGAGCTGATCCAGCAGAACAGGCATGAAAAACCGACGGGGATGGAGATCATTAAAAGGCTGGTCAGACTGGGATACATGGAAGAGACCGTGCATAGTGAAGATAAGCGCAGCAAGGCGCTTCGCGTGAGCGAGCAGGGACGGGAACTACTGGCAGGGATGTATGTGAATATGGATAAAATTTCCCGGCTGATACTGGGGGACCTGAGCCCCCTGGAACAGTATCAGCTGGTAGTGATATTACAGAAGCTGGATGATTACCACCATCCCATCTTTATGGACAATCTTTCCAAACTGGATGAACTGCTCGATTAA
- a CDS encoding lycopene cyclase family protein, producing the protein MEHFDYIIAGAGCAGRSLAVHLAHTRKLAGKEILLIEDSTETTPHQPWCFWEKDPGLFDEIVTHYWSKLAFTGSEGQQVLNIAPYHYKMIPADQFYTFTDKIITAAPNVSVRKGLIGSTFLTRGKPSIILDGKRLTADYVFKGGMPPVAPWSAHTLVRSFRSWHVEAAIPCFNPDVATLMDFKGAPHHDSGFFYTLPYSSTKAVVTYTLIAAKAAASQLYDDVLQRYMQQQLKCRAYRITNSEAGNIPMYEYLRTQPGDRIIYLGADVHDIRATGGYTFRFIQRHSQHIARQLLKGAPPMEAGKVFDRFRFYDSVFLRLLALPGISGKGLFSRLFQKNPPTRILKFLDHETSCWEELRIFTTLHKRAFATETFRKLKGYISSTVKSF; encoded by the coding sequence ATGGAACATTTCGACTACATTATTGCCGGTGCAGGATGCGCTGGAAGAAGCCTGGCTGTACACCTTGCCCATACCCGAAAGCTTGCTGGTAAAGAAATACTCCTGATAGAGGATAGTACTGAAACAACACCCCATCAACCCTGGTGTTTCTGGGAAAAAGATCCCGGCCTGTTCGATGAGATTGTAACTCATTACTGGTCTAAACTCGCTTTTACCGGTAGTGAAGGACAACAGGTCCTCAACATCGCCCCCTATCATTATAAGATGATCCCTGCTGATCAGTTCTATACATTCACCGATAAGATCATTACGGCTGCTCCCAATGTCAGTGTCAGAAAAGGGCTGATCGGGAGCACCTTTCTTACCAGGGGTAAGCCGTCTATTATACTTGACGGGAAACGCCTGACGGCCGACTATGTCTTTAAAGGCGGTATGCCGCCTGTAGCGCCCTGGTCAGCGCATACACTCGTACGGTCTTTCAGAAGCTGGCATGTGGAAGCCGCTATCCCCTGTTTTAATCCCGATGTCGCTACGCTAATGGACTTTAAAGGTGCACCACACCATGACAGCGGTTTCTTCTATACATTACCTTACTCTTCTACGAAGGCAGTGGTGACTTATACGCTTATTGCGGCAAAGGCGGCAGCATCACAACTGTATGACGATGTATTACAACGATACATGCAGCAACAGCTGAAATGCCGGGCATATCGTATCACGAACTCTGAAGCCGGCAATATCCCTATGTACGAGTATCTACGCACGCAGCCCGGTGACAGGATTATCTACCTGGGTGCAGACGTGCACGATATCAGGGCTACCGGTGGATATACGTTCCGCTTCATACAAAGGCACTCGCAGCACATCGCGCGACAGCTGCTTAAAGGCGCCCCCCCCATGGAAGCAGGGAAGGTATTTGACCGGTTCCGCTTCTATGATAGTGTCTTTCTTCGTTTACTCGCACTACCCGGTATATCCGGAAAAGGGCTTTTTTCACGCCTATTCCAGAAGAACCCGCCCACCAGGATACTTAAATTCCTTGATCATGAAACTTCCTGTTGGGAAGAATTGCGTATCTTCACTACACTACACAAACGGGCTTTTGCAACAGAAACATTCAGGAAATTGAAAGGATATATTTCATCCACGGTCAAAAGTTTTTAG
- a CDS encoding response regulator gives MNALLHQELNRLTELAALACNVQVATISISDDQQPSAVITNAIPVVITEADFQCTYELQTDSGRMLGTLTLSDSRSFQFDTSQEQILALIIKEIVSHITDHYHYEELLDSERNFRAFFEHSHGLMCTHDLDGRLLTVNNACASILGYTCEEMKGMAIADIVPVQFHEDLKGYLHKIRSEGKAHGMMATIHKDRSIGSVLYNNVLFRSLKGETYVIGNAIDVTERQVLERDLKLTREILERTSELSRIGGWEANLTTNELFWSDVTKAIHEVPASFQPTMAAAIAFYKEGLSRDMITAALQNIVESGIPWDLELQIITAKGKEIWVRAISNAEFENGVCKRLYGTFQDISASKEAERQLISQKSSLAAAKQQAEQANLAKSEFLANMSHEIRTPLNGVIGFTELLLKTELNETQHQYLSIVNQSANALLSIINDILDFSKIESGKLELDIDKYDLYEFSSQVSDIVSYQAQHKGLEMLLNVSTRLPRFAWFDEVRLKQILINLLGNAVKFTGNGEIELKVSPLEFLPDNKTGIRFEVRDTGIGIKPEKQLKIFEAFRQEDASTTKKYGGTGLGLTISNKLLALMGSELHITSNVGTGSTFYFDIVLPTADAPPDDWESLRRINNVLIVDDNDNNRHILKEMLLMKGINCTEARSGFETLELLAKDDSYDVILMDYHMPYMDGLATVRKMRHHFGVRVREQGIILLHSSSDDDRLVNACEQLDIAQRMVKPIKIHELYNSLSLLIKKEKRHRRQQEQVPEQWIGGRLNILIVEDNPVNMLLATTVVKRIAHDARIYEAQDGIEAIRICRGQLPDLILMDIQMPVMNGYEATARIREISGGQRIPIIALTAGNLKGEREKCMEAGMNDFISKPLIQEKLLELFRKWLTVIPEEDDDPMTTEQEIKEEHFNIATLEAYLSGEDKAVLKQLLKLTIDELRVSVADLQMAAAAVDIRKLNRIGHKIRGTSQIIGLGKLARIADQLDGLAVKREPEFSQLMEAMQTEAALTIQLMEEQMQKYEGN, from the coding sequence TTGAATGCACTACTACACCAGGAATTAAATAGATTGACTGAATTAGCCGCTCTGGCTTGTAATGTACAGGTAGCAACGATCTCTATCAGTGATGATCAACAGCCATCCGCTGTCATTACGAACGCTATTCCTGTTGTTATAACGGAAGCAGACTTCCAGTGCACATACGAGTTACAGACTGATAGCGGCCGTATGCTCGGTACGCTGACCCTTTCCGATAGCCGGTCGTTTCAGTTTGATACCTCGCAGGAACAGATACTCGCGCTTATTATCAAAGAGATCGTCTCTCATATTACAGATCATTATCATTATGAAGAATTGCTGGATAGTGAGCGTAATTTCCGGGCTTTCTTTGAACATTCCCATGGATTGATGTGTACACATGATCTGGATGGCAGGCTGCTCACGGTTAATAATGCCTGTGCGTCCATCCTCGGCTACACATGTGAGGAAATGAAAGGGATGGCCATCGCTGATATCGTACCTGTTCAGTTTCATGAAGATCTCAAAGGTTATCTGCATAAGATCCGTTCGGAAGGGAAAGCCCACGGCATGATGGCGACTATCCATAAGGACCGGTCAATCGGTTCCGTATTATATAACAATGTACTCTTCCGCAGCCTGAAAGGGGAGACTTACGTCATCGGCAACGCTATAGATGTAACGGAAAGGCAGGTACTCGAACGTGACCTTAAACTGACCCGTGAGATCCTGGAACGTACCAGTGAGCTATCCCGTATCGGTGGATGGGAGGCTAATCTTACCACCAACGAATTATTCTGGTCTGACGTTACCAAAGCTATTCATGAAGTACCGGCTTCCTTCCAGCCCACAATGGCGGCTGCCATCGCTTTTTACAAGGAAGGACTTAGCCGGGATATGATCACAGCGGCCCTGCAGAATATTGTGGAATCAGGCATCCCCTGGGACCTGGAATTACAGATTATTACGGCCAAAGGGAAAGAGATCTGGGTCCGGGCTATCAGTAATGCCGAATTTGAAAATGGGGTCTGTAAAAGGCTGTATGGTACCTTTCAGGATATCTCTGCGTCCAAGGAGGCAGAAAGACAGCTGATCTCCCAGAAATCCAGCCTCGCCGCTGCCAAGCAACAGGCCGAACAAGCCAACCTCGCCAAGTCAGAATTCCTGGCGAATATGAGCCATGAGATCCGGACGCCGCTGAACGGGGTGATCGGATTCACAGAACTGCTACTAAAGACAGAACTCAACGAGACACAGCACCAATATCTGTCTATAGTTAATCAGTCAGCCAACGCCCTGCTAAGTATCATCAACGATATTCTCGATTTCTCCAAGATAGAATCCGGTAAACTCGAGCTGGATATTGACAAATATGACCTGTACGAATTCAGTAGCCAGGTCAGTGATATCGTTAGCTATCAGGCGCAGCATAAAGGACTGGAGATGTTACTCAACGTCTCTACCCGCCTGCCCAGGTTTGCCTGGTTTGATGAAGTCCGGTTGAAACAGATCCTGATCAACCTTCTTGGCAATGCCGTAAAATTCACGGGTAATGGAGAAATTGAACTCAAGGTGAGTCCGCTGGAGTTCCTGCCAGATAACAAGACCGGTATCCGCTTTGAAGTCCGCGATACGGGTATCGGTATCAAACCTGAAAAGCAACTGAAGATCTTTGAAGCCTTCCGCCAGGAAGATGCTTCTACCACCAAGAAATATGGTGGTACCGGACTGGGACTGACCATTTCCAACAAACTCCTTGCCCTGATGGGCAGTGAATTGCATATCACCAGTAATGTAGGTACCGGCAGCACCTTTTATTTTGATATCGTTTTGCCTACGGCGGATGCACCCCCTGACGACTGGGAAAGCCTTAGAAGAATTAACAATGTGCTCATTGTAGATGACAATGACAATAACCGCCATATCCTGAAAGAGATGCTGCTGATGAAGGGCATCAACTGCACAGAAGCCCGCAGTGGCTTTGAAACCCTCGAACTGCTCGCAAAGGATGACAGTTATGATGTCATCCTGATGGACTATCACATGCCTTACATGGACGGACTCGCAACTGTCCGGAAGATGCGGCACCACTTTGGCGTCAGGGTCCGCGAACAGGGAATTATCCTGCTGCATAGTTCTTCTGATGATGACCGTCTCGTAAACGCCTGTGAGCAACTGGACATCGCACAGCGGATGGTGAAACCGATCAAGATCCATGAACTATATAATAGTCTCTCTTTACTGATCAAAAAGGAAAAACGGCACAGGCGTCAGCAGGAACAGGTACCCGAACAGTGGATAGGGGGGCGCCTCAATATCCTGATCGTGGAAGACAATCCGGTGAATATGCTGCTTGCCACAACGGTGGTAAAACGTATCGCACATGACGCCCGTATATATGAAGCACAGGATGGTATAGAGGCGATCAGGATCTGTCGTGGTCAGTTACCTGACCTGATCCTGATGGATATACAGATGCCTGTTATGAATGGCTATGAAGCTACCGCCAGGATCCGTGAGATCAGCGGTGGACAGCGTATCCCGATCATTGCCCTGACTGCCGGTAACCTGAAGGGTGAAAGGGAGAAATGTATGGAAGCCGGTATGAATGACTTTATTTCCAAACCCCTGATCCAGGAGAAGCTGTTGGAGCTGTTCCGCAAATGGCTGACTGTGATCCCCGAAGAAGATGATGATCCTATGACCACAGAACAGGAGATCAAGGAAGAACATTTCAATATCGCCACACTGGAGGCTTATCTGTCGGGAGAGGACAAGGCAGTTTTAAAACAATTACTGAAACTGACGATCGACGAACTCAGGGTATCAGTCGCGGACTTACAGATGGCTGCGGCAGCTGTGGACATCCGGAAGCTGAACCGTATCGGACATAAGATACGCGGTACTTCCCAGATAATAGGGCTGGGTAAATTAGCCCGTATTGCCGACCAGCTGGACGGACTGGCCGTGAAACGGGAGCCGGAATTCAGCCAGCTGATGGAAGCCATGCAGACGGAAGCTGCATTGACTATACAGCTGATGGAAGAGCAGATGCAGAAATATGAGGGGAATTAG
- a CDS encoding VOC family protein: MVKFGYLILTVEDVAKAVAFYEASFGFLKKFISPDNDYAELQTGETAIAFISKELGRSNLKNGFIESSLQNKPFGIELALVTETVDETIQRSVENGAVLVEAPVQKPWGQTVAYIRDINGFLIELCTPMSA; this comes from the coding sequence ATGGTAAAATTCGGATATCTTATTCTGACTGTAGAAGATGTAGCAAAGGCAGTGGCTTTTTATGAGGCTTCATTCGGTTTCTTGAAGAAGTTTATCTCTCCTGACAATGATTATGCTGAATTACAAACTGGCGAAACTGCGATTGCCTTTATTTCTAAGGAGCTTGGACGTTCCAATTTAAAGAACGGCTTTATAGAAAGTAGCCTGCAGAATAAACCATTCGGCATTGAATTAGCACTTGTTACTGAAACGGTCGATGAAACTATTCAGCGATCTGTAGAAAACGGTGCTGTGCTGGTAGAAGCGCCGGTGCAAAAGCCATGGGGGCAAACAGTTGCCTACATCCGCGATATCAATGGTTTCCTGATTGAACTCTGTACACCCATGTCCGCATAA